From Limisphaerales bacterium, the proteins below share one genomic window:
- a CDS encoding DUF1592 domain-containing protein, producing the protein MKWVVPLLLLSGPLSVIASPVAFFKAHCVQCHGAEKQKGKLRLDTLAWNPADAKNVEVWREIADRLDLGEMPPDDEPQPKAADTAAFLKTLTARLGAVPAHRKPVVLRRLNRAQYRNTLEDLLGLDLSVEDPTEAFPADDKEEGFDNLGETLQMSDFLLRQYLKVARAAVDRATFPDERPEAKTYRPNDVKGRPLNYKAQANDPERDYLVLSKNDERAPGDPRGQTIINCREGAAHDGWYEFSFVVESKGRGNFAQELREQKRNDYPVYFAEDLHRFEVYVTAPNSKSQIQTRPRKLVHAEDLPDNRRVTIKKRLWLPQGWRVEVGFGNGYWGTRDLLEIADPKFNFDAFSELPRREQNGRYGKLLIDALEKVNGPRIVIHSIVETGPHYAQWPPQAHQRVYGQADQDPAAVVRRFAERAFRRPVTDEDIAPYLALAKHSPEGIRTAIEGILCSPRFIYLREPEGALDHYAIASRLSYFLWNTMPDAPLLADAQAGRLREPKVLAGHLDRMLADPRSDEFVDTFLWAWLKLDNTVEMAPDPMKFYEFRRNRIAEAMVKESTLFFRHALDQNLPPTTFLDADFTFLNANLARHYGLAADGIDTTAQFRKVSLAGQRKRGGLLGQAAVLTASANGVDTSPVVRGIWILENLLGTPPKDPPPEVEVPEPDARGELTIRELYAKHRTVESCNDCHKKIDPLGFALENFDAVGAWRVKYESGHTIDSSGRMPNGEDFTDVGGLKQIMIAEPNLFTRNLTAKLLTYATGRTMEAGDRPEIDRIVQHTLGEQAGLKDLLRQIITSELFLNK; encoded by the coding sequence ATGAAATGGGTCGTCCCGCTTCTGCTATTGTCCGGCCCATTGTCGGTCATCGCGAGTCCAGTTGCCTTCTTCAAGGCTCACTGTGTGCAGTGTCATGGTGCCGAGAAACAAAAGGGCAAGCTCAGGCTCGATACGTTGGCCTGGAATCCGGCGGACGCAAAGAATGTCGAGGTCTGGCGGGAAATCGCGGATCGATTGGACCTCGGCGAAATGCCGCCCGACGATGAGCCGCAACCCAAGGCGGCTGACACGGCGGCTTTTCTCAAGACCTTGACGGCCCGACTCGGGGCCGTACCGGCGCATCGGAAGCCGGTGGTGTTGCGCCGGCTTAACCGCGCCCAGTACCGCAATACGCTGGAGGATTTGCTCGGGCTGGATCTCTCGGTGGAAGACCCGACTGAAGCCTTTCCGGCCGACGACAAGGAAGAGGGTTTCGATAACCTGGGCGAGACCCTGCAAATGTCGGACTTCCTCCTGCGCCAATATTTAAAAGTGGCGCGCGCGGCGGTGGATCGCGCGACCTTTCCGGACGAGCGGCCGGAAGCGAAAACCTATCGACCCAACGACGTGAAAGGGCGTCCGTTGAATTACAAGGCTCAGGCGAATGATCCCGAACGGGATTATCTCGTGCTCTCCAAGAACGATGAACGCGCCCCGGGCGATCCGCGCGGGCAGACCATTATCAACTGCCGCGAAGGCGCCGCTCACGACGGTTGGTATGAGTTTAGCTTCGTCGTGGAATCCAAGGGCCGGGGCAATTTCGCCCAGGAGTTGCGGGAACAAAAGCGCAACGATTACCCGGTTTATTTCGCCGAGGATCTGCACCGCTTTGAGGTTTACGTTACCGCCCCGAACAGTAAATCGCAGATTCAAACGCGCCCGCGCAAGCTGGTCCACGCCGAGGATCTGCCCGACAACCGGCGTGTCACCATCAAGAAACGCCTCTGGCTCCCTCAAGGCTGGCGTGTCGAGGTGGGGTTTGGCAACGGCTACTGGGGCACGCGCGATCTACTGGAGATTGCCGATCCGAAGTTCAATTTCGACGCCTTCAGTGAATTGCCGCGGCGCGAGCAAAACGGGCGCTACGGTAAGCTGCTCATCGATGCGCTGGAGAAAGTGAACGGACCGCGCATCGTCATCCACAGCATCGTGGAGACCGGCCCGCACTACGCGCAATGGCCTCCGCAGGCCCACCAACGCGTGTACGGTCAAGCCGATCAAGATCCCGCCGCCGTGGTGCGTCGCTTCGCCGAAAGAGCCTTTCGCCGGCCCGTCACCGATGAAGACATTGCCCCGTATTTGGCACTGGCCAAGCACAGCCCCGAGGGGATCCGTACCGCCATCGAAGGCATTCTGTGCTCTCCGCGGTTCATTTACCTACGCGAACCCGAAGGGGCGCTGGATCACTACGCCATCGCCTCCCGGCTTTCGTATTTTCTCTGGAACACCATGCCCGATGCCCCCTTGCTGGCTGATGCCCAGGCCGGGCGCCTGCGCGAGCCCAAGGTGCTTGCCGGCCACCTCGACCGGATGTTGGCCGATCCTCGTTCCGATGAATTTGTGGACACCTTTCTTTGGGCCTGGCTGAAGCTCGACAACACGGTCGAAATGGCGCCCGACCCCATGAAGTTTTACGAGTTCCGCCGCAACCGAATTGCTGAGGCCATGGTCAAGGAAAGCACGCTCTTCTTCCGGCATGCGCTCGATCAAAACCTGCCGCCCACCACCTTCCTCGACGCCGACTTCACCTTTCTCAACGCCAACCTCGCCCGACATTACGGGTTGGCCGCGGACGGGATCGATACCACCGCTCAATTCCGCAAAGTTTCATTAGCCGGCCAACGCAAACGAGGTGGACTGCTGGGTCAAGCCGCCGTGCTCACCGCCTCGGCTAACGGCGTCGACACCTCGCCCGTCGTCCGCGGCATCTGGATTCTGGAAAACCTGCTCGGCACCCCGCCCAAGGATCCGCCGCCCGAGGTCGAAGTTCCCGAACCCGACGCCCGCGGCGAGCTAACCATTCGCGAACTCTACGCCAAACACCGGACCGTGGAGTCCTGCAACGATTGCCACAAGAAAATCGATCCGCTTGGATTCGCGTTGGAAAACTTCGACGCTGTGGGCGCCTGGCGTGTGAAGTATGAATCCGGTCACACCATTGATTCCTCCGGCCGCATGCCCAACGGCGAAGACTTCACCGATGTCGGCGGCCTTAAGCAAATCATGATTGCCGAGCCCAACCTCTTCACCCGCAACCTCACCGCCAAGCTGCTCACCTATGCCACCGGCCGCACCATGGAAGCCGGCGATCGCCCCGAGATTGATCGCATCGTCCAACACACCCTCGGCGAACAAGCCGGTCTGAAAGATCTCCTGCGCCAAATCATCACCAGTGAGTTGTTCCTAAATAAGTAA